In Entelurus aequoreus isolate RoL-2023_Sb linkage group LG02, RoL_Eaeq_v1.1, whole genome shotgun sequence, one genomic interval encodes:
- the LOC133630048 gene encoding retinal dehydrogenase 2-like, translating to MTSSEIHIPGEVKSDPAALMASLQLMPSPVPNPEIKYTKIFINNEWQDSVSGKVFQTYNPATGEQICDIQEADKADVDKAVKAARLAFSLGSVWRKMDASERGRLLSKLADLVERDSIFLATIESVNSGKPFLPTLFVDLQGTIKTLRYFAGYADKIHGTSIPMDGDYLTFTRYEPIGVCGQIIPWNFPLMMTAWKLGPALACGNTVVLKPAEQTPLTCLYMAALVKEVGFPPGVVNILPGFGPTAGAAIASHMGIDKVAFTGSTQVGKLIQEAAGKSNLKRVTLELGGKNPNIIFADADLDLAVEQAHQGVFFNAGQCCTAGSRIFVEEPIYEEFVRRSVERAKRRTVGSPFDPTAEQGPQISREQQNRVLEFIQSGISEGAKLECGGKALGLKGFYIEPTVFSNVRDNMCIAKEEIFGPVQQIMKFKTMEEVIERANNTDYGLVAAVFTNDINKAMTISTAMQAGTVWINCFNALSTQCPFGGYKMSGNGRELGESGLKEYSEVKTITMKMVTKNS from the exons ATTTTTATCAACAATGAGTGGCAGGACTCAGTGAGTGGGAAGGTCTTTCAAACGTATAACCCAGCAACTGGAGAGCAGATCTGCGACATCCAGGAGGCAGACAAG GCTGATGTCGATAAGGCGGTGAAAGCGGCTCGACTGGCCTTTTCATTAGGTTCTGTGTGGCGAAAGATGGACGCATCCGAGAGGGGCAGACTGCTCTCCAAGCTGGCTGATCTAGTGGAGAGAGACAGCATCTTTCTGGCG ACTATTGAGTCAGTAAACAGTGGGAAGCCTTTTCTGCCTACTCTGTTTGTGGACCTTCAAGGAACTATCAAGACATTGAGATACTTTGCTGGATATGCAGACAAGATCCATGGCACTTCAATTCCGATGG ATGGAGACTATCTGACATTTACCAGATATGAGCCTATTGGAGTTTGTGGACAAATCATCCCT TGGAACTTCCCTCTGATGATGACGGCATGGAAGCTAGGCCCGGCGCTGGCATGTGGAAACACCGTTGTCCTCAAACCTGCTGAGCAAACACCGCTCACCTGCCTCTATATGGCGGCGCTTGTCAAGGAG GTTGGCTTTCCACCGGGAGTTGTCAATATTTTGCCAGGATTCGGGCCAACGGCGGGAGCGGCGATTGCTTCGCACATGGGCATCGACAAAGTGGCGTTCACAGGATCAACGCAG GTTGGAAAGCTGATCCAAGAAGCAGCTGGAAAGAGTAACCTAAAGAGAGTGACGCTGGAGCTGGGAGGCAAGAATCCGAATATCATATTCGCAGATGCGGATT TGGACCTAGCTGTAGAACAAGCCCACCAGGGCGTGTTCTTCAATGCGGGCCAGTGTTGCACCGCAGGCTCGCGCATCTTTGTGGAGGAACCCATCTATGAGGAGTTTGTCAGGAGGAGCGTGGAGCGAGCCAAGAGGAGGACCGTGGGCAGCCCGTTTGATCCTACTGCTGAGCAGGGTCCACAG ATCAGTCGCGAGCAGCAGAACCGTGTGCTGGAGTTCATCCAGAGTGGCATCAGTGAAGGTGCCAAGCTGGAGTGTGGTGGCAAAGCTCTGGGCTTGAAGGGTTTCTACATTGAGCCCACCGTGTTCTCCAACGTTCGGGACAACATGTGCATTGCCAAAGAAGAG ATTTTTGGACCAGTACAGCAGATAATGAAGTTCAAAACAATGGAGGAAGTGATCGAAAGGGCCAACAACACAGACTACGGTTTGGTTGCTGCAGTGTTCAccaatgacatcaacaaagccATGACCATATCCACAGCCATGCAGGCTGGCACTGTCTG GATAAACTGCTTCAACGCTCTCAGCACACAGTGTCCATTTGGAGGATATAAAATGTCTGGCAACGGACGTGAATT GGGCGAGAGTGGACTGAAGGAGTACTCGGAGGTGAAGACCATCACCATGAAAATGGTCACCAAGAACTCTTAA